One part of the Cyclobacteriaceae bacterium genome encodes these proteins:
- a CDS encoding WbqC family protein, whose product MAGILIELHYLPTLAWFSMVLKHDAIILEKHEHFVKQSFRNRCTILAANGVQTLTVPLTEKQGKVAIKDVKIDYTQKWLNNHWRTITTAYRNAPYFEHYADDLHDNLFKQPAFLYDLNYNLLTMCLGWLRIQLPIMETSTYQKLPESGITDFRNTLIAKKPETLDNYYRPVPYAQVFGKAFVKHLSIVDLIVCQGPTARQFVEATATGK is encoded by the coding sequence ATGGCCGGCATCCTCATCGAACTTCACTACCTCCCCACCCTCGCCTGGTTCAGTATGGTACTAAAACATGATGCGATCATCCTGGAAAAGCATGAACACTTTGTAAAACAATCCTTTCGCAACCGGTGCACCATCCTTGCGGCCAATGGAGTACAAACCCTAACAGTGCCCCTTACCGAAAAGCAAGGTAAGGTTGCCATAAAGGATGTTAAAATTGATTATACCCAAAAGTGGTTGAACAACCACTGGCGCACCATCACTACAGCCTACCGCAATGCCCCATACTTTGAACATTATGCTGATGATCTTCATGACAATCTTTTCAAACAACCGGCTTTTTTATACGACCTTAATTATAATTTGCTGACAATGTGTCTTGGCTGGTTAAGAATTCAACTTCCCATAATGGAGACTTCAACCTATCAAAAATTACCCGAAAGCGGGATTACAGATTTCAGGAACACCTTGATTGCAAAAAAACCAGAAACGCTAGACAATTATTATCGTCCCGTTCCATATGCCCAGGTATTTGGCAAAGCGTTTGTGAAGCACCTAAGCATTGTTGACTTGATTGTTTGCCAGGGGCCAACAGCCCGGCAATTTGTTGAAGCAACAGCAACCGGGAAATGA
- a CDS encoding ATP-dependent Clp protease ATP-binding subunit, translating into MEAKFSNRVKEVISLSREEALRLGHDYIGTEHLLLGLIREGEGVAVGVLKKLGVPMDALRGEIEKISKGTATHEIKNLANIPLTKASEKVLKITYLEAKIFKAQLIGTEHLLLSILRDADNLATQILSKFDVNYETVKEMLEYQHEGPQAASDTDDPDDDSSRIFGGGAGAGGKEKKGTEKSRTPVLDNFGRDLTRLAEDGKLDPIVGREKEIERVAQILSRRKKNNPILIGEPGVGKTAIAEGLALRIVQKKVSRVLFGKRVVTLDLASLVAGTKYRGQFEERMKAVMNELEKSPDVILFIDELHTIVGAGGASGSLDASNMFKPALARGEIQCIGATTLDEYRQYIEKDGALARRFQMVMVDSTTVEETIQILENIKEKYEDHHHVIYTPEALASCVKLSDRYISDRFLPDKAIDVMDEAGARVHINNIHVPEDIVKLEEAIEDVKKEKNRVVKSQKYEEAAQLRDKEKKLLEQLDIAKAKWEEKTRTEKYTVNEDNVADVIAMMTGIPTKRIAQKESNKLLGMGEELSGRVIGQEEAIKKLTKAIQRTRVGLKDPKKPIGSFIFLGPTGVGKTELAKVLATYLFDKEDSLIRIDMSEYMEKFSVSRLVGAPPGYVGYEEGGQLTEKVRRKPYSVVLLDEIEKAHPDVFNILLQVLDDGILTDGLGRRVDFRNTIIIMTSNIGVRDLKDFGTGIGFATAAKRENEEEAMKSTIQNALKRVFSPEFLNRLDDVIVFNSLQREHIHKIIDITLKKVFDRINALGYTVELTDKAKDFLSDKGYDHQFGARPLNRAITKYLEDPVAEEILKGEIEEGGTIIADYSGEGDQLTLKVKKPKAASKKD; encoded by the coding sequence ATGGAAGCCAAATTCTCCAACCGCGTTAAAGAAGTGATATCCCTGAGCCGTGAAGAAGCTTTACGGTTGGGCCATGATTATATCGGTACGGAACACCTGCTTCTCGGGTTAATCCGCGAGGGTGAAGGTGTAGCCGTTGGGGTGCTTAAGAAGTTAGGGGTTCCTATGGACGCTTTGCGTGGCGAAATTGAAAAAATCTCGAAAGGAACAGCCACACATGAAATTAAAAACCTGGCCAACATACCGTTAACAAAAGCCTCGGAAAAAGTATTGAAGATCACCTACCTGGAAGCCAAGATTTTCAAGGCGCAGTTAATTGGTACAGAACACTTGTTGCTATCCATCCTGCGCGATGCCGATAACCTGGCCACGCAAATCCTCAGCAAGTTTGATGTTAACTACGAAACCGTAAAAGAAATGCTTGAATATCAACACGAAGGGCCACAAGCCGCTTCGGACACCGATGACCCGGACGATGATTCATCGCGCATTTTTGGAGGCGGTGCCGGTGCTGGAGGAAAAGAAAAGAAAGGAACAGAAAAATCGCGCACACCTGTGCTCGACAACTTTGGGCGTGACCTTACCCGGTTGGCCGAAGATGGGAAACTTGACCCTATTGTCGGCCGCGAAAAAGAAATTGAACGCGTAGCACAAATATTAAGCCGCAGAAAGAAAAACAACCCGATATTAATTGGTGAGCCAGGCGTTGGTAAAACCGCTATCGCTGAAGGCCTTGCCCTGAGGATTGTGCAGAAAAAAGTATCGCGGGTATTGTTCGGCAAGCGCGTGGTAACACTTGACCTCGCATCATTAGTTGCCGGAACAAAATACCGGGGCCAGTTTGAAGAACGGATGAAAGCCGTAATGAATGAACTGGAAAAATCTCCGGATGTGATTCTGTTCATTGATGAATTGCACACCATTGTTGGTGCTGGTGGGGCTTCCGGCTCGCTGGATGCTTCCAACATGTTTAAACCTGCCCTGGCCCGCGGAGAGATCCAATGCATTGGCGCAACCACATTAGACGAGTATCGTCAATACATTGAAAAAGATGGTGCCCTGGCCAGAAGGTTTCAAATGGTGATGGTCGATTCTACCACGGTAGAAGAAACCATTCAAATCCTGGAAAACATTAAAGAGAAATATGAAGATCACCATCACGTGATCTACACACCGGAAGCACTTGCCTCTTGTGTTAAGTTATCCGACCGCTATATAAGCGATCGCTTCCTGCCGGATAAAGCCATTGACGTAATGGACGAGGCCGGGGCCCGTGTTCACATCAATAACATTCACGTGCCGGAAGACATCGTTAAGCTGGAGGAGGCCATAGAAGATGTGAAGAAAGAAAAGAATCGTGTGGTGAAAAGCCAAAAATATGAAGAGGCTGCCCAACTGCGCGACAAAGAGAAAAAACTACTCGAGCAATTAGACATTGCCAAAGCGAAGTGGGAAGAAAAAACCCGTACTGAGAAATATACTGTTAACGAAGACAATGTAGCTGATGTAATCGCCATGATGACGGGTATACCCACCAAGCGCATTGCACAAAAAGAAAGCAATAAGTTGCTGGGCATGGGCGAGGAACTTAGTGGCAGAGTAATCGGACAAGAAGAAGCCATTAAAAAATTAACCAAAGCCATTCAGCGTACGCGCGTAGGGTTGAAAGACCCGAAGAAACCAATCGGTTCATTCATCTTCCTCGGTCCTACCGGTGTAGGTAAAACCGAATTGGCTAAAGTGTTGGCCACTTACCTGTTCGATAAAGAAGATTCACTCATCCGCATCGACATGAGTGAATACATGGAGAAATTTTCTGTATCGCGCTTAGTAGGTGCCCCTCCAGGCTATGTTGGATACGAAGAAGGCGGACAACTTACCGAAAAAGTCAGGCGCAAACCATATTCCGTAGTTCTGCTTGACGAAATAGAAAAAGCCCACCCGGATGTATTCAACATATTGTTACAAGTGCTGGATGATGGGATCCTAACCGATGGTTTAGGAAGGCGCGTTGACTTCCGTAACACCATCATTATCATGACGTCCAATATCGGTGTTCGCGATTTGAAAGACTTTGGTACCGGCATTGGTTTTGCCACAGCCGCCAAGCGTGAAAACGAAGAAGAGGCAATGAAGTCGACCATACAAAATGCCTTGAAACGTGTTTTCAGTCCGGAGTTCCTCAACCGGTTAGATGATGTGATTGTGTTTAACTCACTGCAGCGCGAGCACATCCATAAGATTATTGACATTACCTTGAAAAAGGTATTCGACAGAATAAACGCATTGGGCTACACGGTTGAACTTACCGATAAAGCCAAAGATTTTCTTTCGGACAAAGGCTACGACCACCAGTTTGGTGCCCGGCCGCTGAACCGGGCCATTACCAAATACCTGGAAGACCCCGTAGCGGAAGAAATCCTGAAAGGCGAAATTGAAGAAGGTGGCACCATTATAGCTGATTATAGCGGTGAGGGTGACCAGCTTACGCTGAAAGTAAAAAAACCAAAGGCAGCATCGAAGAAAGATTGA
- a CDS encoding replication-associated recombination protein A, which yields MIFQANQPLAERMRPSTLDDLVGQEHLVGAGGIIRKAIQLGNIPSMILWGPPGVGKTTIANIIAHEVKKPFYTLSAVSAGVKDVREVIEKARLSGKSILFIDEIHRFNKSQQDALLGAVEKGIITLIGATTENPSFEVNSALLSRCQVYTLKPLDEKDLLRLVNHALAHDEQLKKRQVELKEHAALFQLSGGDARKVLNLLELVVDAEPSGKVVITNELATTVAQKKIAIYDKSGEQHYDIISAFIKSIRGSDPNAAVYYLARMVEGGEDVKFIARRMVILASEDIGNANPTALVMATNTFQAVTMIGYPEARIILAQCAVYLASSPKSNASYMAIEEAIRVVNETGDLPVPLSIRNTPTKLMKDLGYGKGYQYAHSFEGNFANMEFLPEAISGTKFYEPGKNVREEELRKYLRDRWKEKYGY from the coding sequence ATGATTTTTCAGGCAAACCAACCGTTGGCGGAACGCATGCGGCCATCCACATTGGATGACCTGGTGGGGCAAGAGCATCTTGTTGGTGCTGGTGGTATAATTCGTAAGGCGATACAGTTGGGCAACATTCCGTCTATGATTTTGTGGGGACCACCGGGTGTTGGCAAAACAACCATCGCCAATATTATTGCTCATGAGGTGAAAAAACCGTTTTATACGTTAAGTGCTGTTAGTGCCGGAGTGAAAGATGTGCGGGAAGTAATCGAAAAGGCAAGACTATCAGGAAAGTCGATTTTATTTATTGATGAAATTCATCGATTTAACAAATCGCAACAAGATGCATTGCTTGGCGCTGTTGAGAAAGGTATAATTACGTTAATAGGTGCAACAACCGAAAACCCATCCTTTGAAGTGAACTCAGCATTGCTTTCGCGATGCCAGGTGTACACACTTAAACCACTGGATGAAAAGGATTTGCTCAGGTTGGTAAATCATGCGTTAGCGCATGATGAGCAATTGAAAAAACGACAGGTTGAATTAAAGGAGCATGCTGCACTCTTTCAGCTTTCCGGAGGCGATGCCCGGAAAGTACTGAACTTATTGGAGTTGGTGGTTGACGCTGAACCTTCCGGGAAAGTGGTAATCACCAATGAACTGGCTACCACCGTTGCTCAAAAGAAGATTGCCATTTATGATAAGAGTGGTGAGCAACACTATGATATTATTTCTGCATTTATCAAATCCATACGCGGCAGCGATCCCAATGCTGCTGTTTACTACCTGGCCCGTATGGTAGAGGGTGGGGAAGATGTAAAATTCATAGCCCGCAGAATGGTCATCCTGGCCTCGGAGGATATTGGCAATGCTAACCCTACGGCTTTGGTTATGGCCACCAATACGTTTCAAGCTGTGACCATGATCGGCTACCCGGAAGCACGCATTATACTTGCGCAATGTGCGGTGTACCTGGCCAGTTCGCCAAAAAGCAATGCCAGTTACATGGCCATTGAAGAGGCCATTCGAGTAGTGAATGAAACCGGAGACTTACCGGTGCCGCTGTCGATCCGGAATACACCCACCAAATTGATGAAGGACCTGGGTTATGGAAAGGGATACCAGTACGCACACAGTTTTGAAGGCAATTTTGCAAATATGGAATTTCTTCCTGAAGCAATTTCTGGAACTAAATTTTATGAACCGGGTAAAAATGTACGCGAAGAGGAGTTAAGAAAATATTTACGCGACCGCTGGAAAGAAAAGTATGGTTATTGA